CGTAGAGCTGTTCATTTCAACTAATTCTTGACTATAGAACAATTGTAGGTCAAATTTTACACTAAGCTTATGGCACTACACGTACACAGCTTCTATATATGGTATCTGTCGTACAACACTGCCTATTTCAGTATGTCACCCATGCCCGAGTGGGGATAGTATCACACGGCCAACAGCTTAGTAAGGGCTGAACAAAGCCGAGATCAGAAACTTCAGCAGAAACGGAAAGAATTAGCTCCAAGAAATAAAAGCATAATGCTAAATTACTCAGGAGAAGGTTGGGGAACAAAGAAATAAACTATTTACTTGAAAATTAAATCCATAAATAAATGATGCCATGTCTGCTAGCTTTCATGTCGTATAATTCTGAGTTTCCCCGGATTTTCCatatatttttcagataAGGAACGCTCGTGATAATCCTTGAATTGTGCCAGCAAATTACACTGGATTTCAATGTTCTATACTGATAATAGCAACTTCGTTTATACAACAATGTTCTATGTTGCTCAGGGATTTTTCTCAACGGTACCTCCTACTTTTTTTCATGAAAATTGATTTGTATAACTTAAATACTATTTAAGGAAACTCGCTTCCGTTGATTACTTCATGTTACATTTTTTACTTGACTAATTTCACATTTATATTCGCTACTGCTTCTCAGCTCTTCCTATCTAGTCAATTGTTCTGTCCACTCTTGGCACCTCTCCCTTGTTGCCTTGTCACTTTCCATTAAATTCCTCGCACCTAGATCTTAATCCAGATCCCGTCCTTCTCGGACGACTATACTGAAACAGGATGGTTTTAGAATCCAAAATTTGAACGGAACTGAAACTACATATTTCTATACCACAAAATTTCTACCCAAGATGCCCATAGTGCTTAACAATTGGAAGTTCAGAGAGTGTCTGGAGGGTAACGGAGACAATAGTCCCTGGTACCCTGCTAGATCGGATACCATTGGCAACCAAGTACATTTGGATCTCTTGTACAATGGACTCATTCCAGATCCGTTCATAGATGATCACGAAAAAAATGTACAGTGGGTGGGAAGGACAAATTGGGAGTATTGCTCCGTTTTTCAGAATAGCGAttgttttcgtcttctCGTAATTGAAGGTTTGGACACTTTCGCTAAAGTCTATGTCAATGACCAGCTAGTGTTAGAGTCGGCTAACCTGTTCAGAAAATACGTTTTGGATATTGGTGCCTGTCTAAATTCCAGTGCCAATATTTTAAGAATCGCTTTCACCAGCAGTCTACATGAAGGAAGACGTCTCGAAAGGATTCACGGACTCTCGCCATGTTGGAATGGAGAAACGCTGCGGCTCCATGTTCGAAAACCTCAGTACCATTATGGCTGGGATTGGGGTCCTATGTTGCTTACTTGCGGACCTTGGAAACCAATTAGTTTGGTCTCAGGAACATATGTTAAAGATTTCTTTGTCAGGTACCTGTTAAACAAAGACTTGACTCTGGTAGACCTTCTGATAGAAGTAGATTTGGATCTAGCAGACAACGACAAAGGCACTGATTTGGAGGTATCTATTATTGACCCAAACGGGCAATTGGTATATGTCTACGAAGTCAGCGACATTAAAATGTTCAATCGACTACATTATACAATAGATATGCCCCATTTGTGGAACCCAAGGGGCCATGGACAACAGGCTCTATACACTTTTGAGCTCAAAGTCAATTCTTTAAAGCTTGCAACAAGGAGGGCTGGCTTCAGAAAAgtacaacttgttcaagacaAAGACACTATTGGTAGAACATTCtacttcaaaatcaataatAAACCTATCTTTGTAATGGGATCCAACTGGATTCCGGCCCATTCCTTTACTTCCATTTTGACTTGCGAAGACTATCGAAAATGGCTACAACTAGCCATCGATGGAAACCACAATCTTGTAAGGGTGTGGGGTGGAGGTATCTATGAGTCTGACTCCTTCTATTCTATATGTGATGAACAAGGAATCCTTGTATGGCAGGATCTCATGTTTGCCTGTGGGATGTACCCAGCTTATTCGGAGTTTGTGGACAACGTCAAGGAGGAATTGACGGACCAATTAAAACGACTAAGACagtattcttcaatagttATCATAGCAGGAAACAATGAAGATTATCAAGTAGCTGAGGCAAACGGGTTTGAGTTTGGAATAGATAAACCCTATGACAAATTTCCTGCTAGACTTCTTtatgaagaagttttccCAGAGATTGTGAGTAGATTAACAAATGATGTTCCATATATTAGAAGCTCGCCGTATTCTGATGCTCTTACTAAAACGAGAGATACCACAATTGGTGATTTGCACCAATGGGATGTTTGGCATGGGAATCAAGAGCCATATCAGAACTGGGATAAGCTCAGTGGTAGGTTTGTATCTGAGTTTGGAATGCTCTCATTTCCCAGTCTTCAAACTCTCGACAAGGCTATtaccaagaaggaagagcTATACCCTGAGTCGTACTTGGTGGAATACCACAACAAAGCTGGAGGGTCAGAGCGAAGGTTAGCCACGTATGTCCTAGAGAATTTTGCATTGCCTTCTAAATTTGATTTGGATCATTGGCAATATATTACCCAAGTGATGCAAGCAGATTGCCTAAGCCTAGCGTACCGTAACTGGAGACGTAAATGGAATAACTATGAATGCGGAGGAGCAGTAGTGTGGCAACTTAACGACTGCTGGCCGGCTACCAGTTGGTCCATAGTCGACTTTCACAAGACTCCCAAACTTGCGTATTACAGCATCAAGCGTGAATGTGCCCCAATTGGAATTGCATGTCGACGCAATAAAGTCCGAATCCGGGATCCAGAAGAGCCTGAGGACTTATCCGAACAAACACCTTTGCATGACTTTTCCAATTACAAGTACAGTTTAGACATCTGGGCATTTAGCAACAGAGAACAGGACAATGTTTCATTGTCTGTTCTGTTTTATAGCAGCGATACAGGTGAACTACAGCTGACAATCACGAAATCTGGCatttatttgaagaataatGAGATTTGcaatatcttgaacaagCACAACTCTGAATCGCTAGATGGAAGCACTATTGTTCAGGCAGTTCTTAAGAATGACAAGGGCGAGATAATACATCGAAGTAGCGACTGGCCGCAGCCCATCAAGCACCTCAACTGGAAGATGTACAATGAGGATTTAAGACTTGGTTACAAGGTTATGCAAGGCAAAATAAAGTTTTCGACAAACAAGCCTGTCAAGTCTGTCTGCATAAGCATGCGGAACATGGATATGCATGTGTTTAGCGACAATGGTATCGACTTGTTTCCTAATGATAATCAGGAGGTGGAAATAGAAGGACTTGAGCCCGATGATCTGACAATACGAATACAGCACTTGAAATAGTATATCCACATACTCTAATTCGTGTAACGAAGTCTGAGATTACGAAAGGAAACATACATGCAATGAAATAAGAGAGATGCAAACAATAGCGTGCAAGATAGAAAGATCACATTGTGTGTTTATTGCTTGAGACAACAATCAGATTAATAGCTGTTGGACGATTACAATAGTTTACAATAGTTTACAAGAATATTATTAGATTGTGGATATTGAATTACAATAAAAGATTAGAAGTACATTGATACTACAATAAGATCGTGCTCTCAAGTAATGGTAATCTGAATTCATTTGTATTTCAGATCCTTATCTGGAGGAGGCAACTTCCGGTTGCCAACACCATGCCTGTGCATTGCAGCATCCGGACTAAATACGATTGTTCATTGCAGGCACTTCTCGGCGTTGACATCCATGCTTAAGCGATTCCCATTAAGAAAGGGACATGAGTATATGAGGCGGAGACATGAATAAACTTTGAAGTGTATTATTGGTGGAATATTTCCTTTCTGGATGACCGCTTTGTACGGTACGGAACATCTGCCATCCCGAATTTGTGTAAGAACGTAAACGATATATTTATAAATACATAGTTACGAATAATTGCAAGAGACGACGAGTCGAAAGAAGTGAAAGGATCGTTGTGTTCTTAATAGTATGGTACAGCACCGACGTGATGAGTCaaatgaaagaagagtattgGAATACAATAAAATCGTatcaaatttgaaaaattagatCAAATGTAATGAAAACAGACCTAACAACACGACATAAATATGCTTAGTAAAGGAAAGTTCATCATTCGTCATTCACCTCATTTCCACTTTTCAGTAGTAAAAATATAATTCGTCACTTCATTTGTTTCATTTCATATTTCATCGTCTGTCACATCTTCATCTATATCAGTGGCATCTGAGTCTATGGCATTGCCAATGTTCTGTCCTGTTGGtactctcttcttcttcttctgttcatTCACCAAACTGGTGATGGGCGGAAGAATAGGCATAGGCAGGGGAAGGGGGTTCTGTGGACTCTGAACTATCACCAGTGACGATCTGGAAGATCCAGGcgaagaaacagatgtggttgtattgttgttattaAGGCTGTGGTTCCTACTGTGGCCAAATTTGATGGATTGTGGTGATGACAACGACATGAGTGACAATACAGCGTCCTGTTCGTTAGTTTTACGAGTCTCTTTAGCTTCAAACGAAGGTAACCCTGATCCGTAGGGTTCTCCTCTGATATCACTCCCTAGAGCTATGTTTAGAGGAGGCAATTTTACCGACTGCTGTTGACTAGGAGTTGTgggctgttgctgttgaagaattaaaGTTGATCCTTCATCATTCGCCGTGACTATAGAAGATCTGCGTTTAGTTCCCAgcgaaaaagaagatctgGACTTACGCCTCTGCCTCGACAAAGCCGCTAACAAGGCATTGTGGGCACTGGACTCTTCATCCGGCGAAGGCATATTTAGGTAGGGTctattttccaaatcattATGCAAAAAAGGGGACTGTTTCAAGGGAGAATTTGAGTTGGAGGAAACAAATGATGAAGGTTGTACCAAATGAGGTGAGGTAGTGTTCTTGGGAAGAGGCGATTGTTGTAACGTCTGGAGATTTAGATTGGCTCTTTGGAGAGAATTTGATGGCGACCATACTTTTTTGTCAGACTCCGgcttcagcttctttgtCGGCGACGTTTCTGAGTCAAACGACAATTCTGTAAAAGTGATGTGATTTCTTGAAGCAGATGAATCGTCCCGTTGCAACTTGCCCAATGCAGAACTCAATCGTGTTTTGAGCTGCAGCGTTATCTCTGTGAGATCTTCCTTATTGGGACTACCATCTTCATTCtggaacaacttcttggctGGGGAAAAGTACTGTGGAGTCTTCTGGAGTTTCAGACGCCTTTCAGCAGAATCATAGCCAGTATGTCTGGGtgtcttcaacaagtttgcAGAGCTGTAGGGTGAGGTCACGTTATTGTGGTTTAACTTATAGTCAGGCAGTTTGTAAGAGCCTGAATTTGTACGTTTCAAGGATGGTGAAAACGGAACTTCCAGGGTCGGTTCTGGCGTTTTCAAGTAGCTTGCTGAGATCCTATGAAGCGAGTTGTCTCCCGACGATGATGGAGGAGGCGTCGACGGTCTGATGCTGTTTTTGTCTGTGACTTTTGGTGAAGACAACGGTGTAGTTGGTTTACCTGTGCTCATTGTGAAGAATGGGAGTATAGCTATGAACGAAAATAAAAGTTTTTATATAACAAATACGAAATCGTCCAGAATGAATTTTGGTATTGACCAGTTTCAATTGAAGTATCGATATGGAGATGTTGTGAAGTTGTTAAACTTATAGTGTTATAATGTATGAAATATGATAGTGACGAACTTATCTTGTCTATCAAGAAGCGACTCCTGATACAGTTATACAGTCTTTGATGAGATTCTTATAAAGACACTCTTGAAATGATATAATTTTCTAATGGTGATAGTATTAGAATAGTCCTATCTCGATGAGTGTTAAATATAATAACACACGTTGGCAACGAATGTAGAATGATGCTTTACAGCTTTTTTCAGTAACGTACAAACAAAAACCTCTTGTTTTTTTTCTCTGAGCGGTCTAACAGAACTGTCAATGACTTTTGACGACGCTATTGTTTGGCTCAGAAGCGTACTAATGATATCTCTGGACTATCACTCACTTCAGCTATAGCATACACAGAAAGAAAGGCTTGGTTAGGGAAACGCGTAAGACTCAACACGCGAATAGAACCAAAGGAAAACCAACAGAATTTGCAACGTCAACAAAGAATCAACGTTTCTGCGAATGGAGAAAGTAATAGAAGTACACTTAAAGAACTAACAGTACTAAGGCATTATCTTCATTCTGGTTTCCAGACAACACCAAATTTCATATTGAGGGCGGTCGTGCGCGCGCACAAAACACATACAGTAGAAAAAAACATAAACATCACCAAACAATAAAAACAGTCCCGCAACCTCCAGCTTGACCATTACCCAGACTCCACGCCTCGGACACGTATCACGACCGCATTTTTGCACGAGCTAGTTTATGAACAAACGGTTGTTTGTGTGAGAAAAAGGACACAATTGGGAAACTCATAGACCGAGATATCGCTATCTGTTTTCTACATAGTACAATAAGTGTACAGAACAGACAACAAAATAGCCATTGACCTGATACCTGTTGCGATTCCAGCATCAATACAgagtatatatatttggCGATAGACGTGTAACTGAGAGGAGAAAAATTGCTTCAagcaaattgaaatattgcCTTATCTCAGCTACGACATAGAAGCCATACTGATAAGCGACATAAGATCGTACATGGTGCTGATAAAAATAACATCATTTAGAAAGAATATCGTTGAATCATAGATATCAGTATCACTTTCGTTGCTTTACTCGTTCTGTTACAGTATTGATACAATCGTATTCAGTATCGTTTATGACGTATTATTGAAATTATTATCATTATCAACATCATATTCATTACATTAGTGGTAACATTACTTTCGTATCATAGACCATACTACATTCATTCCATTCACATCCATTCAGTACCAATATGTCTGCTCCGCCTTCGTCGCTTCTCCGGAAGTCATCAGGAAAATCACTCTCGATGGGCTCAGCCACAAGATCGTCGCATCTCGGCTCCAGAAATATCTTGGATGCCATCGTAGCCAATGCAAACTCGTCGTCAGCGGCTGCAAAGAGGCGATCGTTGCTTTCCACACCAGCGTCGACAAACAGAAGACGGCAGAGTCAATCGTCGCAACAATTGCATCCTCCTTCATCTCAAGGATCTCAACAAACTCCTCGacctcaacaacagcaagtACCGAGtctgcaattgcaattacAATCGCAAATACCTATTCAAACACAACAGACACCTTCTCAGAATACTCCAACACTGCAGACCCTCCATGTGGACCAAAGACCGTTGCGAGACAAGAACTATCAGACACTTATCCAGCAAGAAATCTACGATTTTCTTGTAACCAACAAGTTTGAGCT
This Scheffersomyces stipitis CBS 6054 chromosome 3, complete sequence DNA region includes the following protein-coding sequences:
- a CDS encoding predicted protein, whose translation is MSTGKPTTPLSSPKVTDKNSIRPSTPPPSSSGDNSLHRISASYLKTPEPTSEVPFSPSLKRTNSGSYKSPDYKLNHNNVTSPYSSANLLKTPRHTGYDSAERRSKLQKTPQYFSPAKKLFQNEDGSPNKEDLTEITSQLKTRLSSALGKLQRDDSSASRNHITFTELSFDSETSPTKKSKPESDKKVWSPSNSLQRANLNLQTLQQSPLPKNTTSPHLVQPSSFVSSNSNSPLKQSPFLHNDLENRPYLNMPSPDEESSAHNALLAALSRQRRKSRSSFSSGTKRRSSIVTANDEGSTLILQQQQPTTPSQQQSVKLPPLNIALGSDIRGEPYGSGLPSFEAKETRKTNEQDAVLSLMSLSSPQSIKFGHSRNHSLNNNNTTTSVSSPGSSRSSSVIVQSPQNPLPSPMPILPPITSLVNEQKKKKRVPTGQNIGNAIDSDATDIDEDVTDDEI
- the BMS1 gene encoding Glycoside hydrolase family 2 (Mannanase, beta-galactosidase) (Glycoside hydrolase family 2, Beta-mannosidase precursor (Mannanase); beta-Galactosidase /glucuronidase domain; Galactose-binding domain~go_function hydrolase activity, hydrolyzing O-glycosyl compounds~go_process carbohydrate metabolism~go_function hydrolase activity, hydrolyzing O-glycosyl compounds~go_process carbohydrate metabolism), with protein sequence MPIVLNNWKFRECSEGNGDNSPWYPARSDTIGNQVHLDLLYNGLIPDPFIDDHEKNVQWVGRTNWEYCSVFQNSDCFRLLVIEGLDTFAKVYVNDQLVLESANSFRKYVLDIGACLNSSANILRIAFTSSLHEGRRLERIHGLSPCWNGETSRLHVRKPQYHYGWDWGPMLLTCGPWKPISLVSGTYVKDFFVRYSLNKDLTSVDLSIEVDLDLADNDKGTDLEVSIIDPNGQLVYVYEVSDIKMFNRLHYTIDMPHLWNPRGHGQQALYTFELKVNSLKLATRRAGFRKVQLVQDKDTIGRTFYFKINNKPIFVMGSNWIPAHSFTSILTCEDYRKWLQLAIDGNHNLVRVWGGGIYESDSFYSICDEQGILVWQDLMFACGMYPAYSEFVDNVKEELTDQLKRLRQYSSIVIIAGNNEDYQVAEANGFEFGIDKPYDKFPARLLYEEVFPEIVSRLTNDVPYIRSSPYSDALTKTRDTTIGDLHQWDVWHGNQEPYQNWDKLSGRFVSEFGMLSFPSLQTLDKAITKKEELYPESYLVEYHNKAGGSERRLATYVLENFALPSKFDLDHWQYITQVMQADCLSLAYRNWRRKWNNYECGGAVVWQLNDCWPATSWSIVDFHKTPKLAYYSIKRECAPIGIACRRNKVRIRDPEEPEDLSEQTPLHDFSNYKYSLDIWAFSNREQDNVSLSVSFYSSDTGELQSTITKSGIYLKNNEICNILNKHNSESLDGSTIVQAVLKNDKGEIIHRSSDWPQPIKHLNWKMYNEDLRLGYKVMQGKIKFSTNKPVKSVCISMRNMDMHVFSDNGIDLFPNDNQEVEIEGLEPDDSTIRIQHLK